In one window of Ovis aries strain OAR_USU_Benz2616 breed Rambouillet chromosome 5, ARS-UI_Ramb_v3.0, whole genome shotgun sequence DNA:
- the WNT9A gene encoding protein Wnt-9a: protein MLDGPLLARWLAAAFALTLLLAALRPSAAYFGLTGSEPLTILPLTLEPEAVAQAHYKACDRLKLERKQRRMCRRDPGVAETLVEAVSMSALECQYQFRFERWNCTLEGRYRASLLKRGFKETAFLYAISSAGLTHALAKACSAGRMERCTCDEAPDLENREAWQWGGCGDNLKYSSKFVKEFLGRRSSKDLRARVDFHNNLVGVKVIKAGVETTCKCHGVSGSCTVRTCWRQLAPFHEVGKRLKHKYETALKVGSTTNEATGEAGAISPPRGRAAGAGGGDPLPRTPELVHLDDSPSFCVAGRFSPGTAGRRCHREKNCESICCGRGHNTQSRVVTRPCQCQVRWCCYVECRQCTQREEVYTCKG, encoded by the exons GCTGACGGGCAGTGAGCCCCTGACCATCCTCCCGCTGACCCTGGAGCCGGAAGCGGTTGCCCAGGCCCACTACAAGGCCTGTGACCGGCTGAAGCTGGAGCGCAAGCAGCGGCGCATGTGCCGCCGGGACCCCGGTGTGGCCGAGACGCTGGTGGAGGCGGTCAGCATGAGTGCCCTCGAGTGCCAGTACCAGTTCCGCTTTGAGCGCTGGAACTGCACCCTGGAGGGCCGCTACCGGGCCAGCCTCCTCAAGCGAG GCTTCAAGGAGACAGCTTTCCTTTACGCCATCTCCTCCGCTGGCCTGACGCACGCGCTGGCCAAGGCTTGCAGCGCAGGCCGCATGGAACGCTGCACTTGCGATGAGGCGCCTGACTTGGAGAACCGGGAGGCCTGGCAGTGGGGCGGCTGCGGAGACAACCTCAAGTACAGCAGCAAGTTCGTCAAGGAGTTCCTGGGCCGGCGGTCTAGCAAGGATCTGCGAGCCCGCGTGGACTTCCACAACAACCTCGTGGGTGTGAAG GTGATCAAGGCCGGGGTGGAGACCACGTGTAAGTGCCACGGCGTGTCCGGCTCCTGCACCGTGCGGACGTGCTGGCGGCAGCTGGCGCCTTTCCACGAGGTGGGCAAGCGCCTGAAGCACAAATACGAGACAGCCCTCAAGGTGGGCAGCACCACCAACGAGGCCACCGGCGAGGCCGGCGCCATCTCGCCCCCGCGGGGCCGGGCCGCTGGGGCAGGTGGCGGCGATCCCCTGCCCCGCACGCCGGAGCTGGTGCACCTGGACGACTCCCCCAGCTTCTGTGTGGCTGGCCGCTTCTCCCCGGGCACTGCCGGCCGCAGGTGCCACCGCGAGAAAAACTGCGAGAGCATCTGCTGCGGGCGCGGCCACAACACGCAGAGTCGGGTGGTGACCCGGCCCTGCCAGTGCCAGGTGCGCTGGTGCTGCTACGTGGAGTGCAGGCAGTGCACCCAGCGGGAGGAGGTCTACACCTGCAAGGGCTGA